The following are from one region of the Populus trichocarpa isolate Nisqually-1 chromosome 8, P.trichocarpa_v4.1, whole genome shotgun sequence genome:
- the LOC18101545 gene encoding RNA-binding motif protein 25 isoform X6, whose amino-acid sequence MVRPLFLPRPPGAFSVVPAVPRPLVPGIPGVRPVISQIIRPVVPSVTPAEKPQTTVYVGKIAPSVENDFLSSLLQLCGPVKSWRRPQDPANGTPRGFGFCEFESAEGVLRALRLLTKFNIDRQELMLNVDQATKEYLERYVEKKTENSKIFKETQAAGADKEDRTGIDSEKGEPPISSINVLSNDSDKGNKENHDLANFGIVTDEDKVGDREALEKLTSMIEERLKTKPLPPPPPPSQAPADGSVNPNSELPSKSRDVNTDADIMRSHAADGKNDDETTSGNKAANDQDRPETSSPDRSRGYDRRSRDRDRERDLKREKEREIERYGRETGRERVRKEREQRRKIEEAERVYEERLKDWEYREREKEKQRQYEKERDKERERKRRKEILHDEEDEDDDSRKRWHRSFLEDRRRKRLREKEDDMAERLKEEEEIAETKRRDEEEKLQEKQRDPSKLLSGNVSNGSDMRGLTEGPGIESTEKAVEKDYEGVSGNENHTGDGILQNGAGDESNMALIAESDTRQSGSVPARKLGFGLVGSGKRAAVPSVFHEEEDGDAQKEKKMRPLVPIDYSNEELQAVQHAVSGAQPPNLVAAAEFAKRISNVAPKEEKPDAERGRRSHDRSSQRDKDRNDDDINRSRYDNKEKVLEWDRDRNREHGLDKVKTPDKRKLLDVKQLIDMIPKTKEELFSYEINWAMYDKHELHERMRPWISKKITEFLGEEETTLVDYIVSSTQDHVKASQMLEMLQAILDDEAEIFVLKMWRMLIFEIKKVETGLSLRSKS is encoded by the exons ATGGTTCGCCCCTTATTTCTTCCACGCCCTCCTGGAGCATTCAGTGTGGTTCCAGCAGTGCCTCGGCCCCTTGTTCCTGGGATTCCTGGTGTTCGCCCAGTTATCTCCCAAATTATCAGGCCAGTAGTTCCATCTGTGACACCAGCTGAGAAACCACAAACCACAGTTTATGTTGGCAAGATAGCACCATCtgtggaaaatgattttttgtcaTCACTCCTTCAG TTGTGTGGACCTGTCAAGAGTTGGAGACGCCCTCAAGATCCTGCTAATGGAACTCCTAGAGGTTTTGGATTTTGTGAATTTGAATCTGCCGAAGGGGTTCTCCGAGCATTACGACTGCTGACTAAATTTAACATTGATAGGCAAGAACTAATG TTAAATGTTGATCAAGCAACTAAAGAATATCTGGAGCGGTATGttgaaaagaaaactgaaaactCGAAGATTTTCAAAGAGACTCAAGCTGCAGGGGCTGACAAGGAGGATAGAACAGGCATTGATAGTGAGAAGGGCGAACCTCCCATATCCTCCATCAATGTCTTAAGCAATGATAGTGACAAAGGgaacaaagaaaatcatgacCTTGCTAACTTTGGTATTGTGACTGATGAGGACAAGGTAGGTGATCGAGAGGCTCTGGAGAAGCTCACTAGCATGATAGAAGAGAGGTTAAAGACCAAACCTCtgcctcctcctccaccaccttcACAAGCACCTGCAGATGGTTCTGTCAATCCAAACTCGGAATTGCCATCTAAATCGAGAGATGTTAATACTGATGCTGACATAATGAGGAGTC ATGCAGCTGATGGTAAAAATGATGATGAGACAACTAGTGGCAATAAAGCTGCAAATGACCAGGACAGGCCTGAAACGAGCTCGCCCGATAGGAGTAGAGGGTATGACAGGAGAAGCAGAGATAGAGACAGAGAACGAGATCTAAAACGGGAAAAAGAACGAGAAATTGAAAGATATGGAAGGGAAACAGGACGAGAGCGAGTTAGGAAAGAGAGGGAGCAGAGAAGGAAGATTGAGGAGGCCGAGCGTGTGTATGAAGAACGCCTCAAAGATTGGGAGTAtagggagagagagaaggagaaacagaggcaGTATGAGAAGGAGAGGGATAAAGAAAGAGAACGCAAACGAAGGAAGGAGATTCTTCATGAcgaggaagatgaagatgatgattcaAGAAAAAGGTGGCACAGAAGTTTTTTAGAGGATAGGCGAAGGAAGAGGCTACGGGAGAAGGAGGATGACATGGCTGAGAGGctcaaagaagaggaagaaattgcTGAGACCAAGAGGAGAGACGAGGAAGAAAAGCTTCAGGAGAAACAGAGAGATCCATCGAAACTCTTGTCTGGAAATGTCTCGAATGGAAGTGATATGAGGGGTCTGACCGAAGGACCTGGTATTGAAAGTACAGAGAAGGCTGTTGAAAAAGATTATGAAGGTGTTTCTGGTAATGAAAACCACACAG GTGATGGGATTTTACAAAATGGTGCCGGTGATGAATCAAACATGGCATTGATAGCTGAATCAGATACGCGACAGAGTGGTAGCGTTCCTGCAAGAAAGTTGGGCTTTGGTTTAGTTGGCTCTGGAAAACGAGCTGCTGTCCCATCTGTTTTCCATGAAGAGGAGGATGGCGATgcacaaaaggagaaaaaaatgaggCCACTGGTTCCCATTGATTATTCAAATGAGGAGTTGCAGGCTGTCCAACATGCTGTTTCTGGAGCACAGCCACCAAATCTTGTTGCTGCTGCAGAATTTGCAAAGCGAATATCAAATGTTGCGCCAAAAGAGGAGAAGCCTGATGCAGAAAGAGGCAGACGCTCTCATGATAGGTCAAGCCAACGGGACAAGGACCGTAATGATGATGACATTAATCGAAGCAGATATGATAACAAAGAAAAGGTTCTTGAATGGGACAGGGACCGAAACCGAGAACATGGGCTAGATAAAGTCAAGACACCAGATAAACGGAAGCTTTTGGATGTGAAGCAATTGATTGATATGATCCCAAAGACCAAGGAGGAGCTATTCTCGTATGAGATAAATTGGGCCATGTATGACAAG CATGAGCTTCATGAGAGAATGAGACCTTGGATATCAAAGAAGATTACAGAGTTTTTGGGAGAGGAAGAAACCACATTGGTTGATTACATCGTGTCGAGTACTCAAGACCATGTGAAGGCATCCCAAATGTTGGAGATGCTTCAGGCTATATTAGATGATGAAGCTGAAATTTTTGTCCTCAAGATGTGGAGGATGCTCATCTTTGAAATCAAGAAAGTGGAAACAGGTCTTTCCCTCCGGTCAAAATCATGA
- the LOC18101545 gene encoding RNA-binding motif protein 25 isoform X3 has product MLNGENHDFILYFIRRPALMCLRRCLFLFFAGILCYPSPYPAMVRPLFLPRPPGAFSVVPAVPRPLVPGIPGVRPVISQIIRPVVPSVTPAEKPQTTVYVGKIAPSVENDFLSSLLQLCGPVKSWRRPQDPANGTPRGFGFCEFESAEGVLRALRLLTKFNIDRQELMLNVDQATKEYLERYVEKKTENSKIFKETQAAGADKEDRTGIDSEKGEPPISSINVLSNDSDKGNKENHDLANFGIVTDEDKVGDREALEKLTSMIEERLKTKPLPPPPPPSQAPADGSVNPNSELPSKSRDVNTDADIMRSHAADGKNDDETTSGNKAANDQDRPETSSPDRSRGYDRRSRDRDRERDLKREKEREIERYGRETGRERVRKEREQRRKIEEAERVYEERLKDWEYREREKEKQRQYEKERDKERERKRRKEILHDEEDEDDDSRKRWHRSFLEDRRRKRLREKEDDMAERLKEEEEIAETKRRDEEEKLQEKQRDPSKLLSGNVSNGSDMRGLTEGPGIESTEKAVEKDYEGVSGNENHTGDGILQNGAGDESNMALIAESDTRQSGSVPARKLGFGLVGSGKRAAVPSVFHEEEDGDAQKEKKMRPLVPIDYSNEELQAVQHAVSGAQPPNLVAAAEFAKRISNVAPKEEKPDAERGRRSHDRSSQRDKDRNDDDINRSRYDNKEKVLEWDRDRNREHGLDKVKTPDKRKLLDVKQLIDMIPKTKEELFSYEINWAMYDKHELHERMRPWISKKITEFLGEEETTLVDYIVSSTQDHVKASQMLEMLQAILDDEAEIFVLKMWRMLIFEIKKVETGLSLRSKS; this is encoded by the exons ATGCTTAATGGTGAGAACCATGATTTCATTCTGTATTTCATTCGTAGACCTGCTCTGATGTGTCTACGtagatgtttatttttattttttgcaggaATCCTTTGCTATCCCTCCCCGTATCCAGCAATGGTTCGCCCCTTATTTCTTCCACGCCCTCCTGGAGCATTCAGTGTGGTTCCAGCAGTGCCTCGGCCCCTTGTTCCTGGGATTCCTGGTGTTCGCCCAGTTATCTCCCAAATTATCAGGCCAGTAGTTCCATCTGTGACACCAGCTGAGAAACCACAAACCACAGTTTATGTTGGCAAGATAGCACCATCtgtggaaaatgattttttgtcaTCACTCCTTCAG TTGTGTGGACCTGTCAAGAGTTGGAGACGCCCTCAAGATCCTGCTAATGGAACTCCTAGAGGTTTTGGATTTTGTGAATTTGAATCTGCCGAAGGGGTTCTCCGAGCATTACGACTGCTGACTAAATTTAACATTGATAGGCAAGAACTAATG TTAAATGTTGATCAAGCAACTAAAGAATATCTGGAGCGGTATGttgaaaagaaaactgaaaactCGAAGATTTTCAAAGAGACTCAAGCTGCAGGGGCTGACAAGGAGGATAGAACAGGCATTGATAGTGAGAAGGGCGAACCTCCCATATCCTCCATCAATGTCTTAAGCAATGATAGTGACAAAGGgaacaaagaaaatcatgacCTTGCTAACTTTGGTATTGTGACTGATGAGGACAAGGTAGGTGATCGAGAGGCTCTGGAGAAGCTCACTAGCATGATAGAAGAGAGGTTAAAGACCAAACCTCtgcctcctcctccaccaccttcACAAGCACCTGCAGATGGTTCTGTCAATCCAAACTCGGAATTGCCATCTAAATCGAGAGATGTTAATACTGATGCTGACATAATGAGGAGTC ATGCAGCTGATGGTAAAAATGATGATGAGACAACTAGTGGCAATAAAGCTGCAAATGACCAGGACAGGCCTGAAACGAGCTCGCCCGATAGGAGTAGAGGGTATGACAGGAGAAGCAGAGATAGAGACAGAGAACGAGATCTAAAACGGGAAAAAGAACGAGAAATTGAAAGATATGGAAGGGAAACAGGACGAGAGCGAGTTAGGAAAGAGAGGGAGCAGAGAAGGAAGATTGAGGAGGCCGAGCGTGTGTATGAAGAACGCCTCAAAGATTGGGAGTAtagggagagagagaaggagaaacagaggcaGTATGAGAAGGAGAGGGATAAAGAAAGAGAACGCAAACGAAGGAAGGAGATTCTTCATGAcgaggaagatgaagatgatgattcaAGAAAAAGGTGGCACAGAAGTTTTTTAGAGGATAGGCGAAGGAAGAGGCTACGGGAGAAGGAGGATGACATGGCTGAGAGGctcaaagaagaggaagaaattgcTGAGACCAAGAGGAGAGACGAGGAAGAAAAGCTTCAGGAGAAACAGAGAGATCCATCGAAACTCTTGTCTGGAAATGTCTCGAATGGAAGTGATATGAGGGGTCTGACCGAAGGACCTGGTATTGAAAGTACAGAGAAGGCTGTTGAAAAAGATTATGAAGGTGTTTCTGGTAATGAAAACCACACAG GTGATGGGATTTTACAAAATGGTGCCGGTGATGAATCAAACATGGCATTGATAGCTGAATCAGATACGCGACAGAGTGGTAGCGTTCCTGCAAGAAAGTTGGGCTTTGGTTTAGTTGGCTCTGGAAAACGAGCTGCTGTCCCATCTGTTTTCCATGAAGAGGAGGATGGCGATgcacaaaaggagaaaaaaatgaggCCACTGGTTCCCATTGATTATTCAAATGAGGAGTTGCAGGCTGTCCAACATGCTGTTTCTGGAGCACAGCCACCAAATCTTGTTGCTGCTGCAGAATTTGCAAAGCGAATATCAAATGTTGCGCCAAAAGAGGAGAAGCCTGATGCAGAAAGAGGCAGACGCTCTCATGATAGGTCAAGCCAACGGGACAAGGACCGTAATGATGATGACATTAATCGAAGCAGATATGATAACAAAGAAAAGGTTCTTGAATGGGACAGGGACCGAAACCGAGAACATGGGCTAGATAAAGTCAAGACACCAGATAAACGGAAGCTTTTGGATGTGAAGCAATTGATTGATATGATCCCAAAGACCAAGGAGGAGCTATTCTCGTATGAGATAAATTGGGCCATGTATGACAAG CATGAGCTTCATGAGAGAATGAGACCTTGGATATCAAAGAAGATTACAGAGTTTTTGGGAGAGGAAGAAACCACATTGGTTGATTACATCGTGTCGAGTACTCAAGACCATGTGAAGGCATCCCAAATGTTGGAGATGCTTCAGGCTATATTAGATGATGAAGCTGAAATTTTTGTCCTCAAGATGTGGAGGATGCTCATCTTTGAAATCAAGAAAGTGGAAACAGGTCTTTCCCTCCGGTCAAAATCATGA